A stretch of Equus caballus isolate H_3958 breed thoroughbred chromosome 11, TB-T2T, whole genome shotgun sequence DNA encodes these proteins:
- the TIMM22 gene encoding mitochondrial import inner membrane translocase subunit Tim22, translating to MAATAPSAGGSAPEAAGSAEAPLQYSLLLQHLVGDKRQPRLLEPGSLGGIPSPAKSEEQKMIERAMESCAFKAALACVGGFVLGGAFGVFTAGIDTNVGFDPKDPYRTPTAREVLKDMGQRGMSYAKNFAIVGAMFSCTECLVESYRGKSDWKNSVISGCITGGAIGFRAGLKAGVIGCGGFAAFSAAIDYYLR from the exons ATGGCGGCGACTGCCCCCAGTGCCGGGGGCTCCGCGCCTGAGGCGGCGGGGTCCGCCGAAGCTCCGCTGCAGTACAGCCTTCTTCTGCAACACCTGGTGGGTGACAAGCGTCAGCCCCGGCTCCTGGAGCCTGGTAGCCTGGGCGGGATCCCGAGTCCAGCCAAGAGCGAGGAGCAGAAGATGATCGAGAGAGCGATGGAAAGCTGCGCCTTCAAGGCCGCGCTGGCCTGCGTGGGCG gaTTTGTCTTGGGAGGTGCGTTTGGGGTGTTCACCGCCGGCATTGATACCAACGTGGGCTTTGACCCCAAGGATCCTTACCGGACACCCACGGCAAGAGAAGTTCTGAAAGACATGGGCCAGAGAGGAATGTCCTACGCCAAAAATTTTGCCATCGTGGGCGCCATGTTTTCTTGCACTGAGTGTTTGGTAGAGTCT TACCGGGGAAAATCAGATTGGAAGAACAGTGTCATTAGCGGCTGCATCACTGGAGGCGCTATTGGTTTCAGAG CTGGCTTAAAGGCTGGGGTCATTGGTTGTGGAGGTTTtgctgctttctctgctgcaattGATTATTACCTCCGGTGA